A window of the Miscanthus floridulus cultivar M001 chromosome 14, ASM1932011v1, whole genome shotgun sequence genome harbors these coding sequences:
- the LOC136504596 gene encoding long chain acyl-CoA synthetase 6, peroxisomal-like, translating to MEDAAAHLQLQRSPPPPAGGCGLAVNPTAAEYVHAQGYSVVLPEKLQTGKWNVYRSAHSPLRLISRYPDNPDIGTLHDNFTYAVETFTDCKYLGTRIRTDGTIGDYKWMTYGEASTSRTAIGSGLIYHGVREGACIGLYFINRPEWIIVDHACSAYSYVSVPLYDTLGPDAVQFIVNHAAVEAIFCVPQTLSILLSFIAQMPCVRLIVVVGGDDANMPSTPVTTGVEIITYSRLLIQGKASPQHFRPPKPEDIATICYTSGTTGTPKGVVLSHENLIANVAGSSLNIKFYPSDVYISYLPLAHIYERVNQIAALHCGVAIGFYQGDNLKLMDDLAALRPTVFASVPRLYNRIYTAITNAVKESGGLKEKLFHTAYNAKRQAILKGKNPSPVWDKLVFNKIKARLGGRVRLMSSGASPLSADVMEFLRICFGGEILEGYGMTETSCIISAMDVGDKSIGHVGSPIASCEVKLVDVPEMNYTSDDQPYPRGEICVRGPIIFHSYYKDEVQTKEVIDEDGWLHTGDIGLWLPGGRLKIIDRKKNIFKLAQGEYIAPEKIENVYAKCKFIAQCFIYGDSLNSSLVAIVAVEPEVLKAWAASEGIQCEDLRQLCADPRARAAVLADMDSVGKEAQLRGFEFAKAVRLVAEPFTVENGLLTPTFKVKRPQAKTYFAKEISDMYAELREAEAPRSKL from the exons ATGGAGGACGCCGCCGCCCACCTCCAGCTCcagcgctcgccgccgccgcccgccggggGCTGTGGCCTCGCCGTCAACCCCACCGCCGCCGAGTACGTCCACG CGCAGGGCTACAGTGTTGTTCTCCCTGAGAAATTGCAAACGGGCAAGTGGAACGTGTACCG GTCCGCGCATTCACCTCTAAGGCTGATAAGTAGATATCCCGACAACCCAGACATTGGAACACTGCATGATAATTTCAC GTATGCAGTCGAGACATTTACAGACTGTAAATACCTGGGAACAAGAATCAGAACAGATGGAACAATTGGAGA CTACAAATGGATGACATACGGAGAAGCTAGCACGAGCAGGACTGCAATAGGTTCTGGTCTTATCTATCATGGAGTTCGTGAA GGTGCATGCATTGGTCTGTATTTTATAAACAGACCCGAGTGGATTATAGTTGACCATGCTTGTTCTGCATATTCATATGTATCTGTGCCACTTTATGACACTCTTG GCCCAGATGCTGTTCAATTCATTGTGAACCATGCAGCGGTGGAAGCTATATTCTGTGTGCCTCAAACTCTAAGCATT CTGCTAAGCTTTATAGCTCAAATGCCATGTGTTCGGCTTATAGTG GTAGTTGGTGGAGACGATGCAAATATGCCATCAACGCCAGTTACTACTGGAGTGGAAATCATAACTTACTCCAGGCTGCTCATCCAG GGAAAGGCTAGTCCTCAACATTTTCGTCCTCCGAAACCTGAAGATATTGCCACTATTTGTTACACTAGTGGCACTACTGGCACGCCAAAG GGAGTTGTTCTATCTCATGAGAACTTAATTGCAAATGTAGCAGGATCAAGCCTGAACATTAAGTTTTACCCCTCCGATGT GTATATCTCATATCTACCTTTGGCTCACATCTACGAGAGGGTTAACCAAATTGCAGCACTGCATTGTGGTGTTGCCATTGGATTCTACCAAGGG GATAATTTGAAGCTCATGGATGATCTGGCTGCTTTGAGACCAACAGTATTCGCAAGTGTTCCCCGGTTATATAACAGAATTTATACCGC AATTACAAATGCTGTGAAGGAGTCTGGTGGGCTGAAAGAAAAATTGTTTCATACTGCATACAATGCCAAGAGGCAAGCAATCCTTAAAG GGAAAAATCCATCCCCAGTGTGGGATAAGTTGGTATTTAACAAAATAAAAGCTAGGCTTGGTGGACGAGTGAGACTTATGAGTTCAGGTGCTTCTCCACTGTCAGCAGATGTTATGGAATTCCTTAGGAT ATGCTTTGGTGGTGAAATTCTTGAAGGCTATGGAATGACAGAGACATCCTGTATCATATCTGCAATGGATGTTGGTGACAAATCAATTGGTCATGTTGGATCCCCAATTGCATCTTGTG AGGTGAAACTTGTGGATGTCCCAGAAATGAATTATACGTCCGATGATCAGCCTTATCCTCGTGGAGAAATTTGTGTTAGAGGACCTATAATATTCCATAGTTACTATAAAGATGAAGTCCAAAC AAAAGAAGTCATTGACGAAGATGGTTGGTTGCACACTGGAGACATAGGTCTGTGGCTACCTGGAGGGCGTTTAAAGATTATTGATAG GAAAAAGAACATTTTCAAATTAGCTCAAGGAGAATACATAGCTCCAGAGAAGATTGAAAATGTTTATGCCAAATGCAAGTTCATTGCCCAATGTTTTATATATG GTGATAGTTTAAACTCTTCCTTAGTTGCTATTGTTGCAGTTGAACCAGAGGTTTTGAAGGCTTGGGCTGCATCTGAAGGAATCCAG TGCGAAGACTTGAGACAGCTTTGTGCTGACCCTAGAGCAAGAGCTGCTGTCCTGGCTGATATGGATTCTGTTGGGAAGGAAGCGCAG CTAAGAGGTTTTGAGTTTGCTAAAGCTGTTCGGCTTGTTGCTGAGCCATTCACAGTGGAGAATGGTCTCCTCACCCCAACATTCAAG GTCAAAAGACCGCAAGCTAAGACATACTTTGCAAAGGAAATTTCAGATATGTATGCAGAGTTGCGGGAGGCGGAGGCACCCAGGTCGAAGTTGTGA